A stretch of DNA from Roseovarius sp. M141:
AAGTTTCGCGTCCGACGATCATCCAAGCCTATGAATACCTAACGTTTGAAGGGTTTCTCGAATCTCGCCATGGTGCCGGGACATTTGTTCCAAAAATGCTGCCCGATCACCTGCCAGAACCAACCGTACAGTACCCTGACGCCCGTTCCAGCAAGGTGTCCGCTCCAAAGCCGCTGTCAGACGTTGGGGCGCAGTTTGCTAAGTTAACATCTCACTCTTACCGCACTCAATATTCTGCATTTCTTCCAAACGTTCCAGCCTATGATCTGTTTCCGTTTGAGCAATGGCAGAAACTCCGGAATAGGTGCATTAAGCAGTCTAAACCAAACATGCTTGGGTATGAAGATCTGGCGGGTAGTCTGGCCCTGCGCACCAGTATAACTCAGTATTTGGCCGTCCACCGCGGAGACGTTTGTGACCCCGACCAAATTCTGATTGTGCCAGGGGCCACATTTGCGTTGCATCTGGCAGTGACCTTGCTCAGCAACCCGGGTGACAAGGTTTGGCTCGAAGATCCCGGGCCAGACGGTGTGCGTCTGACTTTGAAGGCACTTAACCGTACCATTTCCAATCTTGATGTTGAGCCAGACGGAATGGATGTGGGTACCGGGATCAGAGACCACAACGATGCACGCCTCGCAATCACTATGCCCTCGCGCCATCACCCCTTGGGTGTCACGTTAAGCCTTGCGAAGCGGCTAAGCATGCTCAGATGGGCGCAACAGAACGGTGCCTGGATTATCGAAGACGATTATGACAGCGAGTTCCGCTACAATGGTCGCCCCCTTGCCTCGATGCGCAGTATCGATTCCACCAACAGCGTTATTTACATCGGTACTTTCAGTAAATCCATGTTTCCGTCGATGCGCATCGGTTATTTTGTGTTGCCGGAATCACTTGTTGGCACCTTCCGGTCTGCCATCGCATCATTCGCCCGTAGTACTTCAGTATTAGATCAGGAAACGTTGGCCCATTTTATTGATGAAGGGTATTTCTCTGCGCATATCAGACAGATGCAAAATGTCTACGGCGCCCGTCGGAAACTATTCACCGAGAGGGCCGCCCAAATACTGCCCGGCCTGCTGGATATGGAAATTCCTGACAGCGGCATGAACGCAATCGGCTGGTTACCTCCGGGTACGGATGACGCAGAAATATCCGAACGGGGGGCGTGAGGCTGGTGTTACTTCGTTTCCCATTTCCCCTTTTCCGAGAACGTTCGTCAAGCCGAAGCGGTTTGCTTCTGGGGTTTGCCAGCGTGAAAGAAGCCGAGCTCGACGAAAACTTACTCATCCTCGCCCGCGTTTTGGAGCAATCCGGACTCGGATAAATGATACGAATTACAGTTCCAGATGACTAGACGTAGTGTTCCCCACCTGACAGACGATTCCCATTCTTTTTTTAGCGTGCCATAGTATCGGCATGAGACGAGATGACATCTGCTTGTATCTGAGCCCCGCCGACCGCGCCCAGCTTCAAGCCGTGATTGCCTGCCGAAACACTGCCCGCAAGCTGGTCTGGCGTGCCGAGATCGTGCTGGCGACGGCAGACGACTGCGGGGCCAACGAGATCATGCGACGCGCGAACACGTCGAAGCCCACCGTTTGGCGCTGGCAGGCGCGTTACCTTGACGAAGGCGTGGACGGCCTCAGGCGAGACAAGACCCGCCCCTCAGGGGTCCCCGCCGCTGCCACGGGCAACGCGTATCAATGTGATTGCCAAGACGGTGCAGGAGACACCTCCGAATGCCACCCATTGGAGCCGCGCGTTGATGGCCGAGGCCGTGGGCATTTCGCCTTCAAGCGTGGGGCGCATCTGGGCGGAAGCAGGGCTGAAGCCGCACCTGACGCATGGGTTCAAGGTTTCGAACGACCCGATGTTCGAGGAGAAGGTCACCGATATCGTCGGGCTTTTACCTTGATCCGCCCGAGCGGGCCGTCGTGCTTTGCGTTGATGAGAAGTAGCAGATCCAGGCGCTCGACAGGACCCAGCCGGGACTGCCGCTCAAGAAGGGTCGTGCGGCCACGATGACGCATGATTACAAGCGCCACGGGACAACCACGCTGTTCGCGGCACTCGACGTAAAGTCGGGCATGGTCATCGGCGAATGCCTGCCGCGCCACCGGGCCAAAGAGTTCTTGCGCTTCTTGGGGAGTGTCATGAACTCTGCAGGCTTGACGAGCGGTGCCCTATTAGCAGGCTGCTGAAAAAGTCCGCCATCGCAAGCCTTGTGCCGAAATAGGCAGGTTTTTCGGGCTCTCTCGTTGAGCTGACGAAAAGCCATCGTGGCATTCATTGATCAAGTGGACGAGACAGGTCCGCCAAAATCGTTTTTCAGCAGCCTGTTAGACAACCCCTGTCTATTTTCGGCGTCCAATGGTGATTTCCCCACTTTAGAGCCTTAGGCGCATCAGGCAACTTCAGCGCCGCTTCCAGCCGGGCGATATCTGAATACCGTCGGCAATCCAACCGAAAATAAACTGCGCTATCATGAACACGCGAGACTTTGAGTAACTGCATATCATGTGATGCAAATTCCAGGGCGCATCGCGACAGAACATTCCACATGTCGGTAGCTTCAACAGTCACATCAAGGGATATAAAGTGATTGGGAAGCATCACCGCAAGTTCTTCATACTGATCTGTATTTGTGAGCATTTTGCCTCCTGATACCTCTGTGGAGGGAAGAACGAAATCAGGGTGGTTAGCCTTGATTGCATTGGTTTCACACTCCGCAGTGCGCCAATCAAACCGGCACAACCCGAATGTCGAACACTTATCCAGTGAGAATAGGGAGAGTCAAGAAAAAATCCTTGATTACGGATTTTTTTCCGCTATAGCGTCCCTATTCCAGTAGGAGATGATGATGACTGCTGCCTTCTTAACCCAGATAAGCGAAACACTCGCCTCGATCGAGGCTGAAGGCATGATGAAACGAGAGCGTTTGATCACCTCGCCGCAGGGCGGGCGGATTACTGTTGAACATGCGGGCCAGCAACGCGAAAATGTGGTGAACCTCTGTGCCAATAACTACCTTGGGCTTGCCGATCATCCGGCGTTGATCGCAGTGGCGAAGGATAGCTACGACGCCCATGGGTTTGGCATGGCGTCAGTGCGATTTATCTGTGGCACACAAGATATACACCGACAGCTTGAACAACGGTTGGCGGCGTTTCTGGGCAAGGAGGATTCCATCCTGTTTGCTGCTTGTTTTGATGCGAATGCTGCCGTGTTTGAGCCACTTTTAGGACCCGAGGATGCAATTATTTCTGACGCATTAAACCATGCGTCAATTATCGACGGCATTCGTTTGTGCAAAGCACGTCGCTATCGCTACTCAAATTCCGATATGGACGATCTTGAGGCAAAGCTGAAAGAAGCGCGTAATAGCGGCGCGCGCCATATCATGATTGCGACGGATGGTGTGTTTTCGATGGATGGCTATCTGGCAAACCTGCCGGATGTCACCAATCTGGCGCAAAAATATGCCGCGCTGGTGATGGTTGATGATTGCCACGCCACCGGATTCATGGGGCCACAGGGGCGTGGCATGGCAGCGCATTACGGTGTCGATGTAGACATATTGACCGGTACCTTTGGCAAGGCACTTGGTGGGGCCATAGGCGGTTATATCGCCGGACCACAGGCCGTGATTGATCTGCTGCGTCAGCGCGCGCGACCTTATCTGTTTTCAAATTCACTGCCCCCTGCTATGGTGATCGCCGCTCTTGCTGCGCTTGATTTGGTGGAGGCAGGGGACGATCTGCGTTGGCAACTGTTTGAGAACACCAAATACTGGCGCGACGGGCTTGCATCACTGGGCTTTGATCTGCTGGATGGTGAGCACCCTATTGTGCCCGTCATGTTAGGGGATGCGCGGCTGTCACAACAAATGGCGACAAAGCTGTTTGATCACGGCGTCTATGTTGCCGGGTTCTTCTTTCCTGTTGTGCCAAAAAGGCGCGGCGCGGATCAGAACACAAATGAATGCTGCCTTAACCAAGACAGATTTAGATTTTGCACTGGATGGTTTTGCCAAAGCCGGACGTGCAGTGGGGGCAATATCATGAGCAATCAAATGAAAGCGCTGGTTAAAGCCCGGGCAGAGGTAGGTCTGTCGATGGAGCGCGCGCCAGTGCCAGAAATTGGCGCGTACGATGTGCTGATACGGATCAACAAAACCGGCATCTGCGGTACCGATGTTCATATCTGGAACTGGGACGACTGGGCGCAGAAGACGGTCCCTGTGCCATTGATAACCGGCCATGAATTTGCGGGTGAGATTGTCGAGCTCGGCAAAAATGTCGACGATCTGACGATAGGTCAGCGCTGTTCGGGCGAGGGCCACTTGATTGGCAAAAAAGTCCCGCCAGTCTCGTGCGGGCAAGTTTCATCTTGATCCGGAAACCAGAGGTATAGGCGTGAATGAGCAGGGCGCATTTGCGGAATACCTACGCCTACCTGCGTTTAACGCAATGCCGCTGCCGGATGAAATTGACGACGACATTGGTGCGATTCTGGATCCGTTGGGCAACGCTGTTCACACCGCGCTGTCCTTTGATCTGGTTGGTGAGGACGTATTGGTCACTGGCGCTGGCCCGATTGGGATCATGGCTGCGGCTGTTGCTCGTCACGTTGGAGCACGTCATGTGGTGATTACCGACGTCAATCAGGACCGGCTCGATCTTGCGGCACGCGTGGTCGATTTGTTTCCAGTAAATGTCGCAAAACAGGAGCTACGCGAGGTCGAGGGCGCGTTGAAGATGTCCCAAGGTTTTGACGTGGGGTTAGAGATGTCCGGGAACCAGATGGCGCTGGATCAGATGGTGGAAAATCTGGTGATGGGCGTACCGCATCGCGTTACTGGGCATTCCCCTGGAAAATCGCCTGTGGATTGGTCGCGAATTGTATTCAAGGCCATTACCATCAAAGGCGTCTACTACCGCGAGATTTTTGAAACCTGGTATAAAAATGATCGCCATGCTGCAAAACGGATTGAACGTGCGTGATGTGATCACCCACCGGTTTGATGTGGATGATTTTTGCATCGGGTTTGAAGTGATGCGATCTGGACTAAGTGGCAAAGTTGTGCTTGATTGGAACAAGCTGAACTCATCTACGTGAGCAAGGTGTAGAAGCGACTACACCAAGGTGGAGAGACATTGGCAAACCAAAAGATAAACGAACGGTTGGCGACAAGACTTAAGGAAGCCCGAAAATCGCGTGGACTGAGCCTTGATTCACTCGCAAAGCTTTCCGGCGTATCCAAATCAATGCTGTCGCAAATCGAGCGTCAAGAAAGCAGCCCGACTGTCGCCAGTCTGTGGAACCTTACACAGGCGCTCGGTATGGATTTCTCGGGCCTTCTGGACGACGGCACTACCGAGGAAGACCCCATCAAAGAAGTGGTCCGGGCGGAAAAGGTTCCGATAATTAATTCCCGCGGAACCGGCTGTAAAATAAGAATTCTCAGCGCTCCCGAAAGCGTCGGACTTACTGAAATCTATGACCTCGAATTTGAGGCAAATGGCATCTTGGAAAGCGATCCGCATCGTTCTGGCTGTGTTGAGAACCTCGCGGTTTTCAGTGGAGAACTTATTGCCACATCGGATAGAGCCAAAGAGACACTGGGTGCGGGGGATACAATCCGATATGCGGCGGACCGACCACATTCAATTCAGGCTAAAGACCGGCCCGCGCGTGCTATCTTAATCGTCGAAGGTTCGTAAAGGAGGAGTGAATTTTGTTACCCACATGGATTGCGGCGCATTCAAGCCTATTGTCTGAACAAATCTTCGCAGTCGGGTTTATCCAAGCAGGACGTAGCATGCCATAAATCGCTTTGATTGGCCATCAAGGGTGGCTATGAATTGCGAATAACTTTTGCGCATCGAGATCGCCGAGAAATTCGGTCCAGGCAGCTTTACTCTCGCGGCCCATATTCATGATTGGAAGCAGCACCTTCTGCCCGTCCCAGCGCACGCCTATGGCCGCCAGCACCGAGATATTCGTGGCTTTCTTTGTTGGGTTGTGTCCCAACCCGTTCTCTAATCGCCTCCGTCAAGTTCTGATCCTTGTTGCAGTCCATCATGCGTGCCGGGCTCTTGGGTTCTCTCCGCGGTCGTCGCGTAAGCATCCGCTGTGTACCGCGGTCAGGCTGCCTTGACGTGTTGCGTTGCTCCGTCCCATTCCCAAGGCAGAAGCTCGTGCAGGCGTGAGACCGGCATGTCGGAGATGCGGGCGATGACGTCGGCGAGCCAGGCCTGCGGATCGATACCGTTCAGTTTG
This window harbors:
- a CDS encoding helix-turn-helix domain-containing protein, with amino-acid sequence MANQKINERLATRLKEARKSRGLSLDSLAKLSGVSKSMLSQIERQESSPTVASLWNLTQALGMDFSGLLDDGTTEEDPIKEVVRAEKVPIINSRGTGCKIRILSAPESVGLTEIYDLEFEANGILESDPHRSGCVENLAVFSGELIATSDRAKETLGAGDTIRYAADRPHSIQAKDRPARAILIVEGS
- a CDS encoding PLP-dependent aminotransferase family protein; translated protein: MSRLEKGVALPLLKVENSASTPIYRQIEDQIRTAVLAGTLKPNMQLPSSRALARELKVSRPTIIQAYEYLTFEGFLESRHGAGTFVPKMLPDHLPEPTVQYPDARSSKVSAPKPLSDVGAQFAKLTSHSYRTQYSAFLPNVPAYDLFPFEQWQKLRNRCIKQSKPNMLGYEDLAGSLALRTSITQYLAVHRGDVCDPDQILIVPGATFALHLAVTLLSNPGDKVWLEDPGPDGVRLTLKALNRTISNLDVEPDGMDVGTGIRDHNDARLAITMPSRHHPLGVTLSLAKRLSMLRWAQQNGAWIIEDDYDSEFRYNGRPLASMRSIDSTNSVIYIGTFSKSMFPSMRIGYFVLPESLVGTFRSAIASFARSTSVLDQETLAHFIDEGYFSAHIRQMQNVYGARRKLFTERAAQILPGLLDMEIPDSGMNAIGWLPPGTDDAEISERGA